The following coding sequences lie in one Musa acuminata AAA Group cultivar baxijiao chromosome BXJ1-8, Cavendish_Baxijiao_AAA, whole genome shotgun sequence genomic window:
- the LOC135588650 gene encoding calcium-dependent protein kinase 20-like, with the protein MGNCCMTLADPEKKKRKKKKEKRPNPFSFDYNRGPGAGLAVLTNPTGRDIGSQYELAQELGRGEFGVTYLCTDKATGHHYACKSISKKKLRTAVDIEDVRREVEIMRHFPSHPNIVSLKDTYEDDGAVHLVMELCEGGELFDRIVARGHYTERAAAAVTRTIIEVIQVCHKHGVMHRDLKPENFLFGNKKENAPLKAIDFGLSVFFKPGEHFSEIVGSPYYMAPEVLKRNYGPEVDVWSAGVILYILLCGVPPFWSETEQGVAQAILRSSIDFKRDPWPKVSDSAKDLVRHMLDPDPKQRFTAQQVLDHSWLQNAKKAPNVNLGETVRARLQQFSVMNKFKKKALRVVAEYLSVEEAADIKDMFDKMDINKNGKINFEELKLGLHKLGHQISDADVQILMEAGDVDGSGTLNYGEFVAVSIHLRKIGNDEHLHKAFSYFDQNKSGYIEIEELKDSLVDDLGPNHEEVIDAIIRDVDTDKDGRISYEEFAAMMKAGTDWRKASRQYSRERFSSLSSKLMKDGSLQLKVGAD; encoded by the exons ATGGGGAATTGCTGCATGACGCTCGCCGATCCGGAGAAGAagaagcggaagaagaagaaggagaagaggccaAATCCCTTCTCGTTCGACTACAACCGCGGGCCGGGGGCCGGCCTCGCCGTCCTCACCAATCCCACCGGCCGGGACATCGGCAGCCAGTACGAGCTCGCGCAGGAGCTCGGTCGGGGTGAGTTCGGCGTCACCTACCTCTGCACCGACAAGGCCACAGGGCATCACTACGCCTGCAAGTCCATCTCCAAGAAGAAGCTGCGCACCGCCGTGGACATTGAGGACGTGCGGAGGGAGGTGGAGATTATGAGGCATTTCCCCAGCCACCCCAACATCGTGAGCCTCAAGGACACGTACGAGGACGACGGCGCCGTCCACCTCGTGATGGAGCTGTGCGAAGGAGGGGAGCTCTTCGACCGGATCGTAGCAAGGGGGCATTACACCGAACGAGCGGCTGCCGCTGTTACACGGACCATCATAGAAGTCATTCAG GTGTGTCACAAGCATGGGGTCATGCACCGGGATCTCAAACCTGAGAACTTCTTATTTgggaacaaaaaggaaaatgcaccATTGAAGGCCATTGATTTTGGGTTGTCTGTGTTCTTTAAACCTG GTGAACATTTCTCTGAAATTGTTGGTAGTCCTTATTACATGGCGCCGGAGGTTCTAAAGAGAAATTACGGCCCAGAAGTTGATGTCTGGAGTGCAGGAGTGATCCTATACATCCTGCTTTGTGGTGTGCCCCCATTTTGGTCGG AAACTGAACAAGGTGTTGCTCAAGCAATTCTTCGTTCTTCCATAGATTTTAAAAGAGATCCATGGCCAAAAGTTTCTGATAGCGCTAAAGATCTAGTCAGGCATATGCTTGATCCAGATCCAAAACAGAGGTTCACAGCCCAGCAAGTCCTTG ATCATTCGTGGCTGCAGAATGCCAAGAAAGCTCCTAATGTAAATCTAGGTGAAACTGTGCGTGCAAGACTCCAACAGTTCTCTGtgatgaataaatttaaaaagaaagcCCTAAGG GTGGTGGCTGAATATTTATCTGTTGAGGAAGCAGCAGACATAAAGGATATGTTTGACAAGATGGACATAAACAAAAATGGAAAAATAAACTTTGAGGAATTGAAATTAGGTTTGCACAAGCTTGGTCACCAGATTTCCGATGCAGATGTACAGATATTAATGGAAGCA GGTGACGTCGATGGAAGCGGCACGCTGAACTATGGAGAATTTGTTGCTGTATCAATTCACTTGCGAAAGATTGGAAACGATGAACACCTTCATAAGGCCTTCTCATACTTTGATCAGAACAAGAGTGGTTACATAGAAATTGAAGAGCTCAAGGACTCGTTGGTGGATGATTTAGGTCCAAATCATGAAGAAGTCATTGATGCTATCATTCGTGACGTAGACACTGACAAG GATGGGAGGATAAGTTATGAGGAGTTTGCAGCGATGATGAAAGCAGGAACGGATTGGAGGAAGGCGTCGAGGCAGTATTCAAGGGAGCGCTTCAGTAGCCTCAGCTCAAAGTTGATGAAGGATGGATCTTTGCAGCTGAAAGTTGGGGCAGATTAA
- the LOC103995771 gene encoding probable cytokinin riboside 5'-monophosphate phosphoribohydrolase LOG4 has translation MEASQQNAVGGGNKGRFRSICVFCGSRHGNRTSFSEAALDLGKKLVERKIDLVYGGGSVGLMGLISKTVFDGGCNVLGVIPTALLPSEISGETIGEVKTVADMHERKSEMAKNADAFIALPGGYGTMEELLEMVAWSQLGIHGKPVGILNVDGYYNDLLALFKKGVEEGFIEDSASQIVVSADNAEDLIRKMEERLGEKRMRETSKKRKIS, from the exons ATGGAAGCAAGCCAGCAGAATGCAGTGGGAGGAGGAAACAAAGGGAGGTTCAGGAGCATATGTGTTTTCTGCGGGAGCAGGCACGGAAACAGGACTTCCTTCAGTGAAGCAGCTCTTGACCTTGGAAAGAAACTG GTAGAGAGGAAAATAGACCTGGTTTATGGTGGTGGAAGTGTCGGCCTAATGGGGTTGATATCTAAAACAGTCTTTGATGGTGGCTGCAATGTTCTCGG GGTCATTCCTACTGCCCTCTTGCCAAGTGAG ATATCAGGAGAAACCATTGGAGAGGTGAAAACAGTTGCAGACATGCATGAGAGGAAGTCAGAAATGGCTAAAAATGCTGACGCATTTATCGCGCTTCCAG GTGGTTATGGAACCATGGAGGAACTTCTTGAGATGGTAGCTTGGTCTCAGCTTGGCATCCATGGCAAACCA GTTGGGATACTGAATGTGGATGGGTACTACAATGATTTGCTTGCATTATTCAAGAAGGGAGTGGAGGAAGGCTTCATAGAAGACTCAGCAAGTCAGATTGTAGTTTCAGCAGACAATGCAGAAGACCTCATCAGGAAAATGGAGGAAAGACTGGGAGAGAAGAGGATGAGGGAGACAAGCAAGAAGAGGAAAATAAGCTGA